DNA sequence from the Rhizobium lusitanum genome:
CTATGCCTTCGGGGAGTTCACTTCAGTCCTCACAGTCGAAGCCTTCAATGATCGACCAGTCCCAAGGCCGCTTTATGGAGGCGTTCACCCTGGATGGGAATGCTTGAAACGGCTCCTTCGATCGCCTTGAGGTCGGACACGGTCAGCACGACATCAACGGCGCCGAGGTTCTCGTCCAGCCGGTGCAATTTCGTGGTACCGGGGATCGGAACGATCCAGGGCTTCCGCGCCAGAAGCCAGGCGAGCGCGACTTGCGCCAACGTCTCACCCCTGCTTTCCGCAACCTGTTTCAAGGCGCCGACCAGTGCCAGGTTCGCATCGCGCGCTTCAGGTGCAAAGCGTGGAACATTGCTGCGGAAATCGGAAGAATCGAGCTTGGTGTCTGCGGTGATCGCACCCGCCAGAAACCCCGCTCCCAGAGGACTCCAGGGAACGAAGCCGATTCCCAGTTCCTCACAGGCCGCAAGAACACCGTTATGCTCAACATCTCTCGTCCATAACGAATACTCGCTTTGGACGGCGGCGATCGGCTGAACGGCGTGGGCGCGGCGAATGGTTCCCGCGCTCGCTTCGGAAAGCCCGTAATGTTTCACCTTACCCTGCTGAATAAGCTGACCGAGAGCGCCCGCGACATCCTCGATCGGCACGCTGGGATCGACACGATGCTGATAGTACAGATCGATCAAGTCGGTCTTAAGCCGTTTGAGCGACTGTTCGACCACGCCCCGGATATGTTCCGGGCGGCTGGTGAGGCCATAACGTGTCCCGTCCGGATCAATACCGAAACCGAATTTGGTTGCGATGACCACCTTGTCCCGAAAGGGGGCGAGGCCGTCCCCCACGAGTTCTTCGTTCGTGAATGGCCCGTAGACCTCGGCCGTGTCAAAAAAGGTCACGCCGCGATCAACCGCCGCATGAATCATTTTGATGGCTTCAGCTCGATCCAGCGGCCTGCCATAGGTCGAGTTCAGCCCCATGCATCCATAGCCGAGGGCGGACACCTCGAGGGCGCCCAGTTGACGTTTCTTCATTGAAATCTCCTTGGCGCTCATCGTTCCAGGCATTCGTGATCTCGATGATCGCCTGCCTTCAATATGGATCGACAAACCTCCTTTGATTAGACATTCATTTCTGCATGTAGTCATGCGCTGGGCGTCAGAGACGGCGGTCGTGCCTGCGGCTGACAACGTACTCAGCGCGGGAATGAGCTTTTGCGACGCCCATTCCCTGCCTGGATGCCGCTCCTGTCAGACCGAGGTTAGATGCTGACCGAAAAACTCGGCCAGCTTCGAGACGGCCGGTCCAACGAATTGTGGCTTGTCGTAGAGATCGACGTGCGTCGCGCCGTCGACGACAAACTGCTCTTTCGGCTCCTTGGCCTTCTCGTAGACCTGATCACTCCAGAATTTCGTCTCGGCCTTGGAGCCTGCAATAACGAGCAGAGGCCGGGGCGAAATCGTCTCGATCATTTCAAATGGATAGAAAGCCATCTGCTGGGGTAGACTCGAAAACATATAAGCGTTCACAGAGTTTGGATGCTGACCTCGTGCCGTGCGGTAGTATTCGTAGCCTTCCCTGTACATGACAGGGGTCGCCGGCGTGAAGTCATCGGCGGAATTGGCCACGACCGGTACAAGGCGAACGGGCTCGCCACGCGCCTCCCGGCTGCGCTGCTCACTT
Encoded proteins:
- a CDS encoding aldo/keto reductase — its product is MKKRQLGALEVSALGYGCMGLNSTYGRPLDRAEAIKMIHAAVDRGVTFFDTAEVYGPFTNEELVGDGLAPFRDKVVIATKFGFGIDPDGTRYGLTSRPEHIRGVVEQSLKRLKTDLIDLYYQHRVDPSVPIEDVAGALGQLIQQGKVKHYGLSEASAGTIRRAHAVQPIAAVQSEYSLWTRDVEHNGVLAACEELGIGFVPWSPLGAGFLAGAITADTKLDSSDFRSNVPRFAPEARDANLALVGALKQVAESRGETLAQVALAWLLARKPWIVPIPGTTKLHRLDENLGAVDVVLTVSDLKAIEGAVSSIPIQGERLHKAALGLVDH